In Flavivirga abyssicola, the following are encoded in one genomic region:
- a CDS encoding WG repeat-containing protein — MKFHYTLLFTFFLNLTFVNAQELALVRDNDLFGYINTSGEYVIQPQFKKAGSFSDGYAAAFKDEKWGLIDTSGKWVLNPEFDRVKSFNSGYVLVLQNDEWNYVNASGEKLSTPVTEKYYDFNDGVAFLKKAKKTGLLGTDGKTILEPTYDVIKPFINGYARARKGDYWGMIDKKGTIFISVEYSEIGSYNKHGVWAKKGETFGVISNNKFNTTVGIDKIWDFNDNSELTYARSNKKIGFINNSGEWVIKPRFDKARAFNNGLAPVSNKKLWGYINEKGEEVVALNFRDAETFSADGLAPVKEKKLWGFINKSGEMIIPAQYQITAGGLSLFSKNNVKGFRNGLARVKKGKQWGFINKKGEALGGKWYQNAELFSKNTKP, encoded by the coding sequence ATGAAATTTCACTACACTTTACTTTTTACGTTTTTTTTAAATCTAACATTTGTTAATGCACAAGAATTAGCCCTAGTTAGAGATAACGATCTTTTTGGTTACATTAACACATCTGGAGAATACGTTATTCAACCTCAATTTAAAAAAGCTGGTAGTTTTTCAGATGGATATGCCGCCGCTTTTAAAGATGAAAAATGGGGTCTAATTGACACATCTGGCAAGTGGGTTCTTAATCCTGAGTTCGATAGAGTAAAAAGCTTCAATTCTGGTTACGTATTGGTACTTCAAAATGACGAATGGAATTACGTCAATGCTTCGGGAGAAAAATTAAGCACTCCTGTAACAGAAAAATATTATGATTTTAATGATGGCGTTGCTTTTCTAAAAAAAGCTAAAAAAACCGGGCTTCTGGGAACTGACGGAAAAACCATATTAGAGCCAACGTATGATGTCATTAAACCATTTATTAACGGTTACGCCAGAGCGAGAAAAGGAGATTATTGGGGTATGATCGACAAAAAAGGCACCATTTTTATTTCCGTAGAATACTCTGAAATAGGGAGTTACAATAAACATGGTGTTTGGGCAAAAAAAGGTGAAACTTTTGGTGTGATTAGCAATAATAAATTCAACACTACAGTAGGAATTGATAAAATTTGGGATTTTAATGACAATTCCGAATTAACCTATGCGAGAAGTAATAAGAAAATTGGGTTTATAAATAATTCTGGTGAATGGGTAATAAAACCTAGATTTGATAAAGCAAGAGCCTTTAATAATGGGTTAGCACCTGTCTCTAATAAAAAATTATGGGGGTACATTAATGAAAAGGGAGAAGAAGTGGTGGCACTCAATTTCAGAGACGCAGAAACCTTTTCAGCAGATGGCTTAGCTCCCGTGAAAGAAAAAAAACTATGGGGTTTTATTAATAAATCTGGGGAAATGATTATACCAGCACAATATCAAATTACTGCTGGTGGATTATCTTTATTTAGTAAAAACAATGTTAAAGGATTTCGTAACGGATTAGCTCGTGTAAAAAAAGGTAAACAATGGGGGTTTATAAATAAAAAAGGTGAAGCATTAGGTGGTAAATGGTATCAAAATGCTGAACTTTTTTCAAAAAATACTAAGCCCTAA
- a CDS encoding HAL/PAL/TAL family ammonia-lyase, with translation MLKLNGTLGIEDFYKIIFENNPIEIDNTVFETIENSFNFLKMFSENKTIYGVNTGFGPMAQYKIDDTDRIKLQYNLIRSHASGTGNIIDPMYVKAAMLARLNTLSLGHSGVHKSVIELMSALINRDIIPLIYEHGGVGASGDLVQLAHLALVLIGEGEVFYKNELKSTKEVFEIENLKPITVALREGLALMNGTSVMTGIGIVNTINTRRLLNWVILCSSAINEIVQAYDDHLSFELNQTKKHKGQREVAKQMRTHLSDSKLTRKREEFLYNKNPEVTIFEEKVQEYYSLRCVPQVLGPVLDTLNNIENILIEEVNSANDNPIVNVEKQHVYHGGNFHGDYVSLEMDKLKLVVTKMSMLAERQLNYLLNPSLNNILPAFVNLGKLGLNFGMQGVQFTATSTTAENQMLSNPMYVHSIPNNNDNQDIVSMGTNAALITKKVIENAFEVVAIEMITIVQAIEYLQTQDKISTKTKKMYDAVRHLVPIFTEDIVMYPYVNKVKDFIMNHENNIV, from the coding sequence ATGTTAAAACTTAATGGAACTTTAGGTATTGAAGATTTTTACAAAATCATTTTTGAAAACAACCCTATCGAAATTGATAATACGGTTTTTGAAACTATTGAAAATAGTTTTAATTTTTTAAAAATGTTTTCGGAAAACAAAACTATCTATGGCGTTAACACAGGCTTTGGCCCCATGGCGCAATATAAAATAGATGATACAGATCGTATAAAGCTACAGTACAACTTAATTAGAAGTCATGCTTCCGGCACAGGAAACATTATTGATCCTATGTATGTAAAAGCAGCTATGCTAGCTCGATTAAATACGCTGTCGTTAGGCCATTCTGGAGTACATAAATCGGTAATAGAATTAATGAGTGCATTAATTAACAGAGATATCATTCCGTTAATTTATGAGCATGGCGGTGTTGGCGCTAGTGGCGATTTAGTACAATTAGCTCATTTAGCGCTTGTTTTAATTGGTGAAGGTGAAGTTTTTTATAAGAATGAATTAAAATCCACAAAAGAAGTTTTTGAAATAGAAAACCTAAAACCTATTACTGTTGCTTTACGAGAAGGGCTGGCTTTAATGAATGGTACTTCTGTAATGACTGGCATTGGTATTGTAAACACCATAAATACCAGACGATTGCTTAATTGGGTGATCTTGTGTTCTTCTGCAATCAATGAAATCGTTCAAGCTTACGATGATCACTTATCCTTTGAGTTAAATCAAACAAAAAAACATAAAGGACAGCGAGAAGTTGCTAAACAAATGAGAACACATTTAAGTGACAGCAAGCTAACCAGAAAACGTGAAGAGTTTTTATATAATAAAAATCCAGAGGTTACCATCTTTGAAGAAAAAGTACAAGAATATTATTCTTTACGATGCGTCCCTCAAGTATTAGGTCCTGTTTTAGATACCTTAAATAATATAGAAAATATATTAATTGAAGAAGTTAATTCTGCAAACGATAACCCTATTGTAAATGTCGAAAAACAACATGTATATCATGGTGGGAATTTTCATGGGGACTATGTATCATTAGAAATGGACAAATTAAAATTAGTGGTAACTAAAATGAGTATGCTGGCTGAACGTCAACTTAATTATTTATTAAACCCAAGTCTTAATAATATTCTTCCTGCATTTGTAAACCTTGGGAAGTTAGGTCTAAATTTTGGTATGCAAGGTGTTCAATTTACAGCGACATCGACTACAGCCGAAAATCAAATGCTATCCAACCCAATGTACGTTCATAGTATCCCAAATAACAATGATAATCAAGACATTGTTAGTATGGGAACCAATGCAGCGTTAATTACAAAAAAAGTTATTGAAAATGCTTTTGAAGTCGTTGCTATTGAAATGATAACCATAGTACAGGCTATTGAATATCTTCAAACACAAGATAAAATATCTACAAAAACTAAAAAAATGTATGATGCTGTAAGACATTTAGTTCCTATATTTACAGAAGACATTGTCATGTATCCTTATGTAAATAAGGTTAAAGACTTTATTATGAATCACGAAAACAATATAGTATAA
- a CDS encoding NAD(P)/FAD-dependent oxidoreductase: MIPTKKIVSEESVDVLIIGAGPSGSVSASYLYDKKCRIKVIEKSRFPRFVIGESLLPRCMDHFEEVGLLDRLKKCDFEVKKGARFIRGEEVCNFDFSKKHTEGWDWTWQAPRADFDNVLANELIKRGVDIAFEHEVVDVVFNEDGTSITTIKDKEGQSSTVKAKYIIDSSGYGRVLPRLLNLEKPSELLNQSSIFTHVKDIKRPEGWEGTRITFDVIDRRVWLWVIPFSDDTTSIGYVGPTEFIESFEGTQTEKLAKMLKLSDYYGDRFEGVDFLFNPVEIKNYSKSVTQLYGKGYVLTGNSAEFLDPVFSSGVTFATESALLAAKLIVKELQNEEVNWEVEYSDYIKKGVNVFATYVKEWYTGNLQEIFFHKPENPEIKKQICAVLAGYVWDETNPFVKNHHRLVKTVARIIEMEKEEANS; encoded by the coding sequence ATGATACCAACTAAAAAGATTGTAAGCGAAGAAAGTGTTGATGTCCTAATTATAGGGGCAGGACCATCTGGATCTGTCTCTGCATCATATTTATACGACAAGAAATGTAGGATAAAAGTGATAGAAAAAAGTAGGTTTCCAAGGTTTGTTATAGGAGAAAGCTTGTTGCCTAGATGCATGGATCATTTTGAAGAAGTAGGCTTGTTAGATAGACTAAAAAAGTGTGACTTTGAAGTTAAAAAAGGGGCGCGATTTATTAGGGGAGAAGAAGTGTGTAATTTTGATTTTAGTAAGAAACATACAGAAGGTTGGGATTGGACTTGGCAAGCACCGCGAGCAGATTTTGATAATGTACTTGCAAATGAACTTATAAAACGAGGTGTAGATATTGCTTTTGAACATGAGGTGGTTGATGTTGTTTTTAATGAGGATGGAACTTCTATAACGACCATTAAGGATAAAGAGGGACAAAGCAGTACGGTTAAAGCAAAATATATTATTGATTCAAGTGGGTATGGTAGGGTCTTACCACGACTTTTAAACTTAGAAAAACCATCAGAACTTCTTAATCAGTCTTCAATATTTACACATGTAAAAGATATAAAACGCCCTGAAGGGTGGGAAGGTACGCGCATAACATTTGATGTTATAGATAGACGAGTATGGTTATGGGTTATTCCGTTTTCTGATGATACAACGAGTATTGGTTATGTTGGACCAACAGAATTTATAGAATCTTTTGAAGGAACGCAGACTGAAAAGTTAGCAAAAATGCTCAAACTTTCAGATTATTATGGGGATAGGTTTGAAGGTGTTGATTTTTTATTCAATCCTGTTGAAATAAAAAATTACTCTAAATCTGTAACTCAGCTTTATGGCAAGGGATATGTACTCACTGGTAATAGTGCCGAATTTTTAGACCCTGTGTTTTCTTCTGGAGTTACGTTTGCGACTGAATCTGCTTTACTTGCTGCAAAATTAATAGTTAAAGAATTACAGAATGAGGAAGTTAATTGGGAAGTAGAGTATTCAGATTACATTAAAAAAGGGGTTAATGTTTTTGCCACTTATGTAAAGGAATGGTATACTGGAAATCTTCAAGAAATATTTTTCCACAAGCCGGAGAATCCTGAAATTAAAAAACAAATATGTGCCGTTTTAGCTGGATATGTATGGGATGAAACCAATCCCTTTGTGAAAAATCATCATAGATTGGTTAAGACTGTTGCTCGTATTATTGAGATGGAAAAAGAAGAAGCGAATAGTTAA
- a CDS encoding helix-turn-helix domain-containing protein, producing MRKYGKIELHLLNIQIGCVLRLARLKKGLSQHSLSLMLGSNPTMVGRVERFENVSGWDKIYFISQQLDVDFSNLFILKSKDDLLSIVEESLKLESKLTQDKRDYYIFLKMTITNKYDLLKKKG from the coding sequence ATGAGAAAGTATGGTAAAATAGAATTACATCTTTTAAATATTCAAATAGGATGTGTTCTAAGACTGGCAAGATTGAAGAAAGGTCTATCTCAACATAGTCTCTCTTTAATGTTAGGCTCAAACCCAACTATGGTGGGAAGAGTTGAAAGATTTGAAAACGTTAGTGGTTGGGATAAGATATATTTTATAAGTCAACAATTAGATGTTGATTTTAGTAACTTATTCATTTTAAAGAGCAAAGATGATTTATTATCTATAGTAGAAGAATCTTTAAAGCTCGAAAGTAAGCTTACTCAAGACAAAAGGGACTATTATATTTTTTTGAAGATGACGATTACTAACAAATATGATTTACTGAAGAAAAAGGGTTAA
- a CDS encoding helix-turn-helix domain-containing protein encodes MNKKYKEEVLVLFGRRVAELRLDKKLSLRELAKECDLDNSKINKIEKGKINVQFFTILELAGALKVHPKELFDFKHEWKEEAFM; translated from the coding sequence ATGAACAAAAAATATAAAGAAGAAGTTTTAGTCTTATTTGGAAGACGTGTTGCCGAACTAAGATTAGACAAGAAATTAAGCCTTAGAGAGTTAGCGAAAGAATGTGATTTGGATAATAGTAAAATAAATAAAATTGAGAAAGGTAAAATTAATGTTCAGTTTTTTACAATTTTAGAGCTTGCAGGAGCATTGAAAGTACATCCTAAGGAATTATTTGATTTCAAACACGAATGGAAAGAGGAAGCCTTTATGTAA
- a CDS encoding VCBS repeat-containing protein — protein sequence MKIRVLKIMTGLFFLILFFNCSKEKESISNSKIFETLNASKTGIDFSNTLTENDSLNYFTYSYLYMGGGVAIGDINNDGLKDIFFTGNQVSNKLYLNKGNLQFEDITDLAGVSGDNRWYTGVTMADINADGYLDIYCSVAGKFNPKENQLYINNQDGTFTEKASEYGLADQGNSVQATFFDYDKDGDLDVYVANYPITKFNASVYVYQQKMAQVNDVETDHLYRNDGTSFTDVTNQAGVKSFGLTLSATVGDLNNDTWPDLYISNDFASPDYMYINNQDGTFREVVKQATSHTAFYGMGVDIADFNNDGNLDIYQVDMDAKTNKRKKANMAGMNPDLFWGVVNAGFHYQYMQNCLQLNTGVFEDNNPFYSNISRLTGVSSTDWSWGPLFADFDNDGLKDLFISNGTRREVNNRDFFNNLSDDFSIDSDSTLAMSLKIPSEKIDNFIYKNKGDLKFKQANKDWGIEFKGFSNGVAYADLDNDGDLEIITNNIDDYASLFENKSSEINNYLSIQFEGTSKNKFGLGNRVFVTSNNETQMQELTLTRGFQSSVAPEIHFGLGTSNTINELKVVWTDGKIQKLNNVSSNQTIILKYSDAKGDSDPILNDSNKLFSSHVKAVFPEYKHDENNFDDFKYQVLLPHKMSTLGPALAVGDLNQDGLDDYFIGGSFNRTGSLFFQTDNGFEIQNSEAFQSDKLSEDLGALIFDADNDGDNDLYVVSGGYEFSPKSKMLQDRLYINDGNSHLTKTKNALPEMIVSGSKAYNLDFNKDGKQDVLVLGRQIPGNYPSVAKSFLLENKTEGGIVKFEDVTKKFASSFENLGMATSAIITDFNNDAWQDIIIVGEWMPIRVFQNTKHGFKEVSEAVGLTKDTTGWWWSINEGDFDNDGDMDYIVGNNGLNYKYKATENETFDIYVNDFDNDSKKDIVLSYYNEGKQYPVRGRECSSQQIPNIKEKFKNYESFSEATLVDVYEEKSLESALHYQVKSFASIYLENKGGTFIIHELPVEAQVSSINKILIDDYDNDGALDALIAGNLFMSEVETPRNDAGYGLFLKGNNSGSFQAIPSSESGLFIPGDVKDIETIAVKNKKYIIAVKNNDSLQAVKIN from the coding sequence ATGAAAATTAGAGTATTAAAAATAATGACTGGTTTGTTTTTTTTGATACTCTTTTTTAATTGTTCAAAAGAAAAAGAGTCTATTTCAAATAGTAAAATATTTGAAACACTTAACGCTTCAAAAACAGGTATAGATTTTTCTAATACACTCACAGAAAACGATTCGCTTAATTATTTCACATACTCCTATTTGTACATGGGTGGCGGTGTTGCTATAGGAGACATAAACAACGATGGACTAAAAGATATCTTCTTTACAGGAAATCAGGTTTCAAATAAATTATATTTAAATAAAGGCAATCTTCAATTTGAAGACATCACAGATCTCGCAGGTGTTTCTGGAGATAACAGATGGTATACAGGTGTTACCATGGCAGATATTAATGCCGATGGTTACTTAGATATTTATTGTTCTGTAGCTGGCAAATTTAATCCTAAAGAAAATCAGCTATACATTAATAATCAAGATGGCACTTTTACTGAAAAAGCATCAGAATATGGTTTAGCAGATCAAGGAAACAGTGTACAAGCCACTTTTTTTGACTATGACAAAGATGGTGATCTTGATGTATATGTTGCCAACTATCCCATAACCAAATTTAATGCCTCTGTTTATGTTTACCAGCAAAAAATGGCGCAGGTTAATGATGTAGAAACTGATCATTTATACAGGAACGATGGTACATCCTTTACAGATGTAACCAATCAAGCAGGCGTAAAAAGTTTTGGTTTAACATTAAGTGCGACTGTTGGTGATTTAAATAATGACACATGGCCAGATTTGTATATTTCAAACGATTTTGCCTCGCCAGATTACATGTATATAAATAACCAAGACGGCACCTTTAGAGAGGTCGTAAAACAAGCAACTTCGCATACAGCTTTTTATGGCATGGGTGTAGACATTGCAGATTTTAATAATGATGGCAACCTGGATATCTATCAGGTAGATATGGATGCAAAAACCAATAAACGCAAAAAAGCAAATATGGCTGGGATGAATCCAGATTTGTTTTGGGGTGTGGTAAATGCTGGGTTTCATTATCAATATATGCAAAATTGTTTACAGCTAAACACAGGTGTTTTTGAAGACAACAACCCTTTTTATTCCAACATATCAAGATTAACAGGCGTTTCTTCTACAGATTGGAGCTGGGGGCCTTTATTTGCAGATTTTGACAATGACGGCTTAAAAGATTTATTCATCTCAAATGGTACAAGACGGGAGGTAAATAACCGTGACTTTTTCAATAATCTAAGTGACGATTTCTCTATTGATAGCGATAGCACCTTAGCAATGAGTTTAAAAATTCCTTCTGAGAAAATCGACAACTTTATTTATAAAAACAAAGGGGACTTAAAATTTAAACAAGCCAATAAAGATTGGGGTATCGAGTTTAAAGGGTTTTCTAATGGTGTGGCTTATGCAGATTTAGATAATGATGGTGATTTAGAAATCATCACTAACAATATTGATGATTATGCTTCTCTTTTTGAAAATAAAAGCTCAGAAATCAATAATTATTTGAGCATACAATTTGAAGGTACTTCAAAAAATAAATTTGGTTTAGGGAATCGTGTTTTTGTTACTTCTAATAACGAAACACAAATGCAGGAACTTACATTAACTCGTGGGTTTCAATCTTCGGTAGCGCCAGAAATACATTTTGGCTTAGGCACATCCAATACTATAAACGAATTAAAAGTGGTTTGGACAGATGGAAAAATTCAAAAATTAAATAACGTTTCAAGCAATCAAACGATTATTTTAAAATACTCGGACGCTAAAGGTGATTCAGATCCTATTTTAAACGACTCAAACAAACTATTTTCTTCTCATGTAAAAGCCGTTTTCCCAGAATATAAACACGACGAAAATAATTTTGACGACTTTAAATATCAAGTGCTTTTGCCTCATAAAATGTCTACACTCGGCCCTGCCCTTGCAGTTGGTGATTTAAATCAGGATGGCTTAGACGATTATTTTATTGGCGGATCATTTAATAGAACAGGAAGCTTGTTTTTTCAAACAGATAACGGGTTTGAAATTCAAAATTCAGAGGCATTCCAGTCTGATAAATTAAGTGAAGACCTTGGGGCTTTAATTTTTGATGCAGACAATGATGGAGACAACGATCTGTACGTGGTAAGTGGTGGTTATGAATTTTCACCAAAATCTAAAATGCTCCAAGACAGATTATATATAAATGATGGAAACAGCCATCTAACAAAAACAAAAAATGCTTTACCCGAAATGATAGTAAGTGGCTCTAAAGCCTATAATCTTGATTTTAATAAAGATGGTAAGCAGGATGTATTGGTTTTAGGAAGGCAAATTCCAGGTAACTATCCATCAGTAGCAAAGAGCTTTTTATTGGAGAATAAAACAGAGGGCGGCATTGTAAAATTTGAAGATGTTACCAAAAAATTCGCTAGTTCCTTTGAAAATCTAGGCATGGCTACAAGTGCTATTATCACCGATTTTAATAATGATGCATGGCAAGACATCATCATAGTTGGAGAATGGATGCCCATCCGTGTGTTTCAAAATACAAAGCATGGTTTTAAAGAAGTATCTGAAGCAGTTGGCCTCACAAAAGACACTACGGGTTGGTGGTGGAGTATTAATGAAGGGGATTTTGATAATGATGGTGATATGGATTATATCGTTGGAAATAACGGACTAAACTATAAATATAAAGCCACCGAAAATGAAACTTTCGATATTTATGTGAATGATTTTGATAACGATAGTAAAAAAGATATTGTATTAAGTTACTATAACGAAGGCAAGCAATACCCCGTAAGAGGACGAGAATGCTCATCGCAACAAATACCAAATATTAAAGAGAAGTTTAAAAACTACGAAAGTTTTTCTGAAGCTACTCTGGTGGATGTTTATGAAGAAAAATCCTTAGAATCTGCCCTGCATTATCAAGTAAAATCCTTTGCCAGTATTTATCTTGAAAATAAAGGCGGGACATTTATAATACATGAACTACCTGTTGAAGCTCAAGTGTCGAGTATTAATAAAATCCTTATTGATGATTATGACAATGATGGTGCCTTAGATGCCCTAATTGCAGGAAACCTATTCATGTCTGAGGTTGAAACACCACGTAACGATGCCGGTTATGGTTTGTTTTTAAAAGGAAATAATTCGGGTTCATTTCAAGCTATACCTTCTTCTGAAAGTGGATTGTTTATTCCCGGAGATGTAAAGGATATAGAAACCATTGCTGTTAAAAACAAAAAATATATCATAGCTGTAAAGAATAATGATAGTTTACAGGCTGTGAAAATTAACTAA
- a CDS encoding glycerol-3-phosphate dehydrogenase/oxidase, translated as MKVDKEEGKKRFSVLNRSKQFEKLSSKKFDLAIIGGGVTGAGIALDAASRGLKVCLIEKNDFASGTSNKSTKLIHGGLRYLKQLEIGLVKESGSERAIVHKLAPHLVIPEKMLLPLVEGGTYGKMMTSIGLMVYDILANVSGNDRRKMLDKNETLTKEPLLNESVVLGGGLYAEYRTDDARLTIEILKKAAEFGATIVNYCEMESFSYDADSKIEHLNCMDHNTGNKLSIKARNYVSAAGPWVDIVRKKDASMNHKYLHLTKGVHIVIPSEKLPINQPVYFDVPDGRMIFAIPRGRVTYVGTTDTNYSSNLERVVATKSDAEYLLNAINKTFPSIVLTLNDIESNWAGLRPLIHEEDKDPSELSRKDELFISDSGLISIAGGKLTGYRKMAQRVIEAVLKTMSKKRKSKFKKSSTETIPLVSPALHSKEAVNTYQTDIENQLSKLGIVEPYHAWYLCTTYGKQADTIIDKMKDFENEDALERLIRAETWYGIHYEMTNSLTDFFVRRTGRLYFNIPSIKKYLDIVLKDFIMYLNWNESRINSESNNMELLIQDATTYYTEEFK; from the coding sequence ATGAAAGTAGATAAGGAAGAAGGAAAGAAGCGTTTTTCAGTTTTAAACAGAAGTAAACAATTTGAAAAGTTAAGCAGTAAAAAGTTTGATTTAGCTATTATAGGTGGAGGTGTTACAGGAGCAGGTATTGCTTTAGATGCAGCTTCTAGAGGATTAAAAGTGTGTCTTATAGAAAAAAACGACTTTGCCTCAGGGACTAGTAATAAATCCACAAAATTGATTCATGGTGGTTTAAGATATTTAAAACAATTAGAAATAGGCTTAGTAAAAGAATCTGGTTCAGAACGTGCTATCGTTCATAAATTAGCACCACATTTAGTCATTCCAGAAAAAATGCTACTGCCTCTAGTTGAAGGTGGTACCTATGGCAAAATGATGACTTCTATTGGACTCATGGTTTATGATATTCTAGCAAATGTATCTGGTAATGATAGACGTAAAATGTTAGATAAAAATGAAACTCTAACAAAAGAACCTTTATTAAATGAATCTGTAGTTTTAGGAGGCGGACTTTATGCTGAATATAGAACAGACGATGCCCGATTAACCATCGAAATACTAAAAAAGGCTGCCGAGTTTGGTGCCACAATAGTTAATTATTGTGAAATGGAATCGTTTAGTTATGATGCAGACTCCAAAATTGAACACCTAAACTGTATGGATCATAACACAGGAAACAAACTAAGCATCAAAGCACGAAATTATGTGTCTGCTGCTGGTCCCTGGGTAGATATTGTGAGGAAAAAAGACGCATCCATGAATCATAAATATTTACACCTTACCAAAGGCGTTCATATTGTTATTCCTTCCGAAAAATTACCAATAAATCAACCCGTTTATTTCGATGTACCGGATGGCAGAATGATTTTTGCAATTCCGAGAGGACGGGTTACTTATGTTGGTACAACCGACACCAATTATTCAAGTAATTTAGAACGCGTAGTTGCTACAAAAAGCGATGCTGAATATTTACTAAATGCCATAAACAAGACGTTTCCAAGTATCGTTTTAACTCTTAATGATATAGAATCTAATTGGGCGGGATTAAGACCTCTCATCCACGAAGAAGACAAAGACCCTTCAGAACTATCAAGAAAAGATGAACTTTTTATTTCAGATAGTGGTCTTATTTCTATAGCAGGCGGAAAACTTACTGGTTATCGTAAAATGGCACAACGTGTTATCGAAGCCGTTTTAAAAACCATGAGTAAAAAGCGAAAGTCCAAATTTAAAAAATCATCAACTGAAACAATTCCTTTAGTGAGTCCTGCGCTTCATTCTAAAGAAGCGGTAAACACTTATCAAACAGATATAGAAAATCAATTATCTAAATTAGGAATTGTAGAGCCCTATCACGCTTGGTACCTGTGTACTACTTATGGAAAACAGGCCGATACTATAATCGATAAAATGAAAGATTTCGAGAATGAAGATGCTTTAGAAAGGTTAATTAGGGCAGAAACCTGGTATGGCATTCACTATGAAATGACCAATAGTTTAACAGATTTCTTTGTTAGACGTACTGGCCGTTTATATTTCAATATTCCAAGCATTAAAAAATATTTGGATATTGTTTTGAAAGATTTTATTATGTACTTAAATTGGAATGAATCCAGAATTAATTCTGAGAGCAACAATATGGAGTTACTAATACAGGACGCTACAACTTACTATACCGAAGAATTTAAATAA